The following proteins come from a genomic window of Anas platyrhynchos isolate ZD024472 breed Pekin duck chromosome 12, IASCAAS_PekinDuck_T2T, whole genome shotgun sequence:
- the RIPOR1 gene encoding rho family-interacting cell polarization regulator 1 isoform X3: MGEEQRRCAQPGLLLPPAPSPASPGTWRPSRSHSTMSLSARPQRRVLVAKINRSQSFAGVNSTADRPFRNLSPFTPTVSRKTGSRVSRMFSMSHKSPPPKVPQPNRLDEVYEALKKGLTAYLEVHQLELEKLSTQIRESKRNSRLGFLYDLDKQVKSIERFLRRLEFHASKIDELYEAYCIQRRLRDGAHNMVKAYSTGSPGSREARESLAEASKGYKEYTENMCLLESELESQLGEFHVRMKGLAGFARLCAGDQYEIFMKYGRQRWKLRGRIEVNSKQVWDSEEMVFLPLITEFLSIKVTELKSLANHVVVGNVSCETKDLFAALPQVVAVDINDLGTLKLSLEVTWNPFDKDDQPSAASSVNKASTVNKRFSTYNQSPPDTPSLREQAFYNMLRRQEELENGTAWSISSESSDDSSSPQLSGSARHAAKPIVQPEVQASAPAIEISFSQQQEEAGAGGGVPAGPALPGHSEEQGGRKKDPVANGHVPYARTLSHISEASVDASMEAKAAESPWEPSPSPEDHGAGEPDADSLPGASNSVPEGWAGQDSGPEAKPRAVVAWAETCETEAEPVASPAPSPAPAQEVCSSEVPTLAAVLAQAPAEEEPVLTPHVAASPPAVPRVKAVDSGLEEAISLLASALDDYRGQFPELQPLERELKHLEEILLHKQGVFLSRASSISLTVEHALESFSFLNTSDMEDSEGSEEDALQDERRASRARRVSRAPSAGEVGADDTGTCSGSDGSADPMSTGNEFLDKALVLHLHNCNRLLLKLGTFGPLRCHEMYALDRLLREAQVLEIVCQLTEERLEAATSAAGVVQFSTRKDGVLPLWDRCVELPNIYTCPVERFLQVLSAQYAAPVNERNPGLADAVCVKLVEDVLNRRLPRRPGGTQGEQVTIFQYWSHFESLGALVLDTYVMELAEEVLLAQNLNSDDQDVVLRALKRVPEGRLKKEGLKALSLLLVEGNSKVVSAVSAQLRSLAENPRFRQRALVCYLDQLEDEEVQTRVAGCAALGCLKAKESIEQLVYLCQTDKEPVREAAKQSLMLCGEDGKSAHRRLEETLDSLPRIFAPASMASTAF, encoded by the exons GGAGGCCCTCCAGGTCGCACTCGACGATGTCGCTGTCTGCGCGCCCGCAGCGCCGAGTCCTCGTCGCCAAGATCAATAGGAGCCAGTCGTTCGCCGGAGTGAACTCGACAGCCGACCGGCCCTTCAG GAACCTCTCGCCCTTCACGCCCACCGTCTCCCGCAAGACTGGCTCCAGGGTCAGTAGGATGTTCTCAATGTCCCACAAATCCCCGCCACCCAAGGTGCCTCAGCCCAACCGCCTGGACGAGGTGTACGAAGCGCTCAAGAAGGGCTTGAC AGCCTACCTGGAGGTGCACCAGCTGGAACTGGAGAAGCTCAGCACCCAGATCCGTGAGTCCAAGAGGAATTCGCGCTTG gGCTTCCTCTACGATCTGGATAAG CAAGTGAAGTCGATTGAACGCTTTCTGCGTCGCCTGGAGTTTCATGCTAGCAAG ATCGACGAGCTCTACGAAGCCTACTGCATCCAGCGGCGGCTCCGCGATGGGGCCCACAACATGGTCAAGGCTTACAGCACGGGCTCGCCGGGCAGCCGAGAGGCACGCGAGAGCCTGGCTGAGGCCAGCAAAGGCTACAAGGAGTACACGGAG AACATGTGCCTGCTGGAGAGCGAGCTGGAGAGCCAGCTGGGGGAGTTCCACGTCCGGATGAAAG ggctggcaggTTTCGCCCGGCTCTGCGCTGGTGACCAGTACGAG aTCTTCATGAAGTATGGGCGGCAGCGGTGGAAGCTGCGGGGGCGCATCGAGGTGAACAGCAAGCAGGTGTGGGACAGCGAGGAGATGGTTTTCTTGCCTCTCATCACCGAGTTCCTCTCCATCAAG GTGACGGAGCTCAAGAGCCTGGCCAACCACGTGGTGGTGGGCAACGTGTCCTGTGAGACCAAGGACCTCTTCGCGGCTCTCCCCCAAGTGGTGGCTGTGGATATCAATGACTTGGGTACCCTCAAACTCAGCCTGGAGGTGACCTGGAA CCCCTTCGACAAGGATGACCAGCCCTCGGCAGCCAGCAGCGTCAACAAGGCCTCCACGGTGAACAAGCGCTTCTCCACCTACAACCAGAGCCCTCCCGACACGCCGTCCCTGCGGGAGCAGGCTTTCTAC AACATGCTGCGGcgccaggaggagctggagaatGGCACGGCCTGGTCCATCTCCTCCGAGTCCTCGGACGactcctccagcccccagctgtCGGGCAGCGCCCGCCACGCCGCCAAGCCCATCGTGCAGCCCGAGGTGCAGGCCTCGGCCCCTGCCATCGAGATCTCCTTCTCCCAGCAGCAAGAGGAggccggggctggcggcggTGTCCCCGCCGGGCCGGCTCTGCCAGGGCACTCAGAGGAGCAGGGTGGCCGCAAGAAGGACCCAGTGGCCAACGGGCACGTGCCCTACGCCCGGACTCTCAGCCACATCAGTGAAGCCAGCGTGGATGCGAGCATGGAGGCCAAGGCTGCGGAGAGCCCGTGGGAGCCCTCTCCCAGCCCAGAGGACCACGGCGCGGGCGAGCCAGATGCGGACTCCCTCCCTGGCGCCTCAAATTCGGTGCCagagggctgggcagggcaggacaGTGGCCCCGAGGCCAAGCCCCGTGCCGTGGTGGCGTGGGCTGAGACTTGCGAGACGGAGGCCGAGCCGGTGGCAAGCCCGGCACCCAGCCCGGCACCGGCACAGGAGGTTTGCAGCagtgaggtccccacgctggcCGCGGTGCTGGCACAAGCCCCCGCCGAAGAGGAGCCCGTCCTCACCCCACACGTGGCCGCCAGCCCCCCAGCAGTCCCACGGGTGAAGGCCGTGGACTCAGGGCTGGAGGAAGCCATCAGCCTCCTGGCCTCAGCGCTGGATGACTATCGGGGACAgttcccagagctgcagccgCTGGAACGGGAGCTCAAACACCTGGAGGAGATCCTGCTG CACAAGCAGGGTGTGTTCCTCAGCCGGGCCTCGAGCATCAGCCTCACGGTGGAGCACGCTCTGGAGAGCTTCAGCTTCCTCAACACCTCGGACATGGAGGACTCAGAGGGCTCCGAGGAGGATGCTCTCCAGGACGAGAG GAGGGCCAGCAGAGCCCGGCGTGTGAGCAGGGCCCCCAGCGCCGGTGAGGTGGGAGCAGACGACACCGGGACATGCAGTGGCTCCGACGGCAGTGCCGACCCCATGAGCACCGGCAATGAGTTTCTGGATAAGGCCCTGGTGCTTCACCTCCACAACTGCAACCGCCTGCTGCTG AAGCTGGGCACCTTCGGGCCCCTGCGGTGCCACGAGATGTACGCCCTGGACAGGCTGCTGCGGGAGGCGCAGGTGCTGGAGATCGTGTGCCAGCTGACGGAGGAGCGACTGGAAGCAGCCACCTCTGCTGCCGGAG TGGTGCAGTTCTCCACACGGAAGGATGGGGTGCTGCCCCTTTGGGACCGCTGCGTGGAGCTGCCCAACATCTACACCTGCCCCGTGGAGCGGTTCCTGCAGGTGCTCAGCGCCCAGTACGCAGCGCCCGTCAACGAGAGGAACCCGGGACTGGCTGATGCAG TGTGTGTGAAGctggtggaggatgtgctgAACCGGCGGCTGCCCCGGCGGCCCGGCGGCACCCAAGGCGAGCAGGTCACCATCTTCCAGTACTGGAGCCACTTTGAGTCCCTTGGCGCCCTGGTGCTCGACACCTACGTGATGGAGCTGGCGGAGGAAG TGCTGCTGGCGCAGAACCTCAACTCGGACGACCAGGACGTGGTGCTTCGGGCGCTGAAGCGCGTGCCCGAGGGCCGCCTGAAGAAGGAAGGGCTGAAGGCGCTGAGCCTGCTCCTCGTGGAGGGCAACAGCAAGGTGGTGAGCGCCGTGTCGGCCCAGCTCCGCAGCCTGGCAGAAAACCCCCGCTTTCGCCAGCGG GCCCTGGTGTGCtacctggaccagctggaggATGAGGAGGTGCAGACGCGCGTGGCCGGGTGCGCGGCGCTAGGCTGCCTCAAG GCCAAGGAGAGCATCGAGCAGCTGGTTTACCTGTGCCAAACCGACAAGGAGCCCGTGCGGGAGGCAGCCAAGCAGAGCCTGATGCTGTGCG GGGAAGATGGCAAATCAGCCCACCGGcggctggaggagaccctggacaGCCTCCCGAGGATCTTCGCGCCAGCCAGCATGGCCAGTACAGCTTTCTGA
- the RIPOR1 gene encoding rho family-interacting cell polarization regulator 1 isoform X5, with translation MSLSARPQRRVLVAKINRSQSFAGVNSTADRPFRNLSPFTPTVSRKTGSRVSRMFSMSHKSPPPKVPQPNRLDEVYEALKKGLTAYLEVHQLELEKLSTQIRESKRNSRLGFLYDLDKQVKSIERFLRRLEFHASKIDELYEAYCIQRRLRDGAHNMVKAYSTGSPGSREARESLAEASKGYKEYTENMCLLESELESQLGEFHVRMKGLAGFARLCAGDQYEIFMKYGRQRWKLRGRIEVNSKQVWDSEEMVFLPLITEFLSIKVTELKSLANHVVVGNVSCETKDLFAALPQVVAVDINDLGTLKLSLEVTWNPFDKDDQPSAASSVNKASTVNKRFSTYNQSPPDTPSLREQAFYNMLRRQEELENGTAWSISSESSDDSSSPQLSGSARHAAKPIVQPEVQASAPAIEISFSQQQEEAGAGGGVPAGPALPGHSEEQGGRKKDPVANGHVPYARTLSHISEASVDASMEAKAAESPWEPSPSPEDHGAGEPDADSLPGASNSVPEGWAGQDSGPEAKPRAVVAWAETCETEAEPVASPAPSPAPAQEVCSSEVPTLAAVLAQAPAEEEPVLTPHVAASPPAVPRVKAVDSGLEEAISLLASALDDYRGQFPELQPLERELKHLEEILLHKQGVFLSRASSISLTVEHALESFSFLNTSDMEDSEGSEEDALQDERRASRARRVSRAPSAGEVGADDTGTCSGSDGSADPMSTGNEFLDKALVLHLHNCNRLLLKLGTFGPLRCHEMYALDRLLREAQVLEIVCQLTEERLEAATSAAGVVQFSTRKDGVLPLWDRCVELPNIYTCPVERFLQVLSAQYAAPVNERNPGLADAVCVKLVEDVLNRRLPRRPGGTQGEQVTIFQYWSHFESLGALVLDTYVMELAEEVLLAQNLNSDDQDVVLRALKRVPEGRLKKEGLKALSLLLVEGNSKVVSAVSAQLRSLAENPRFRQRALVCYLDQLEDEEVQTRVAGCAALGCLKAKESIEQLVYLCQTDKEPVREAAKQSLMLCGEDGKSAHRRLEETLDSLPRIFAPASMASTAF, from the exons ATGTCGCTGTCTGCGCGCCCGCAGCGCCGAGTCCTCGTCGCCAAGATCAATAGGAGCCAGTCGTTCGCCGGAGTGAACTCGACAGCCGACCGGCCCTTCAG GAACCTCTCGCCCTTCACGCCCACCGTCTCCCGCAAGACTGGCTCCAGGGTCAGTAGGATGTTCTCAATGTCCCACAAATCCCCGCCACCCAAGGTGCCTCAGCCCAACCGCCTGGACGAGGTGTACGAAGCGCTCAAGAAGGGCTTGAC AGCCTACCTGGAGGTGCACCAGCTGGAACTGGAGAAGCTCAGCACCCAGATCCGTGAGTCCAAGAGGAATTCGCGCTTG gGCTTCCTCTACGATCTGGATAAG CAAGTGAAGTCGATTGAACGCTTTCTGCGTCGCCTGGAGTTTCATGCTAGCAAG ATCGACGAGCTCTACGAAGCCTACTGCATCCAGCGGCGGCTCCGCGATGGGGCCCACAACATGGTCAAGGCTTACAGCACGGGCTCGCCGGGCAGCCGAGAGGCACGCGAGAGCCTGGCTGAGGCCAGCAAAGGCTACAAGGAGTACACGGAG AACATGTGCCTGCTGGAGAGCGAGCTGGAGAGCCAGCTGGGGGAGTTCCACGTCCGGATGAAAG ggctggcaggTTTCGCCCGGCTCTGCGCTGGTGACCAGTACGAG aTCTTCATGAAGTATGGGCGGCAGCGGTGGAAGCTGCGGGGGCGCATCGAGGTGAACAGCAAGCAGGTGTGGGACAGCGAGGAGATGGTTTTCTTGCCTCTCATCACCGAGTTCCTCTCCATCAAG GTGACGGAGCTCAAGAGCCTGGCCAACCACGTGGTGGTGGGCAACGTGTCCTGTGAGACCAAGGACCTCTTCGCGGCTCTCCCCCAAGTGGTGGCTGTGGATATCAATGACTTGGGTACCCTCAAACTCAGCCTGGAGGTGACCTGGAA CCCCTTCGACAAGGATGACCAGCCCTCGGCAGCCAGCAGCGTCAACAAGGCCTCCACGGTGAACAAGCGCTTCTCCACCTACAACCAGAGCCCTCCCGACACGCCGTCCCTGCGGGAGCAGGCTTTCTAC AACATGCTGCGGcgccaggaggagctggagaatGGCACGGCCTGGTCCATCTCCTCCGAGTCCTCGGACGactcctccagcccccagctgtCGGGCAGCGCCCGCCACGCCGCCAAGCCCATCGTGCAGCCCGAGGTGCAGGCCTCGGCCCCTGCCATCGAGATCTCCTTCTCCCAGCAGCAAGAGGAggccggggctggcggcggTGTCCCCGCCGGGCCGGCTCTGCCAGGGCACTCAGAGGAGCAGGGTGGCCGCAAGAAGGACCCAGTGGCCAACGGGCACGTGCCCTACGCCCGGACTCTCAGCCACATCAGTGAAGCCAGCGTGGATGCGAGCATGGAGGCCAAGGCTGCGGAGAGCCCGTGGGAGCCCTCTCCCAGCCCAGAGGACCACGGCGCGGGCGAGCCAGATGCGGACTCCCTCCCTGGCGCCTCAAATTCGGTGCCagagggctgggcagggcaggacaGTGGCCCCGAGGCCAAGCCCCGTGCCGTGGTGGCGTGGGCTGAGACTTGCGAGACGGAGGCCGAGCCGGTGGCAAGCCCGGCACCCAGCCCGGCACCGGCACAGGAGGTTTGCAGCagtgaggtccccacgctggcCGCGGTGCTGGCACAAGCCCCCGCCGAAGAGGAGCCCGTCCTCACCCCACACGTGGCCGCCAGCCCCCCAGCAGTCCCACGGGTGAAGGCCGTGGACTCAGGGCTGGAGGAAGCCATCAGCCTCCTGGCCTCAGCGCTGGATGACTATCGGGGACAgttcccagagctgcagccgCTGGAACGGGAGCTCAAACACCTGGAGGAGATCCTGCTG CACAAGCAGGGTGTGTTCCTCAGCCGGGCCTCGAGCATCAGCCTCACGGTGGAGCACGCTCTGGAGAGCTTCAGCTTCCTCAACACCTCGGACATGGAGGACTCAGAGGGCTCCGAGGAGGATGCTCTCCAGGACGAGAG GAGGGCCAGCAGAGCCCGGCGTGTGAGCAGGGCCCCCAGCGCCGGTGAGGTGGGAGCAGACGACACCGGGACATGCAGTGGCTCCGACGGCAGTGCCGACCCCATGAGCACCGGCAATGAGTTTCTGGATAAGGCCCTGGTGCTTCACCTCCACAACTGCAACCGCCTGCTGCTG AAGCTGGGCACCTTCGGGCCCCTGCGGTGCCACGAGATGTACGCCCTGGACAGGCTGCTGCGGGAGGCGCAGGTGCTGGAGATCGTGTGCCAGCTGACGGAGGAGCGACTGGAAGCAGCCACCTCTGCTGCCGGAG TGGTGCAGTTCTCCACACGGAAGGATGGGGTGCTGCCCCTTTGGGACCGCTGCGTGGAGCTGCCCAACATCTACACCTGCCCCGTGGAGCGGTTCCTGCAGGTGCTCAGCGCCCAGTACGCAGCGCCCGTCAACGAGAGGAACCCGGGACTGGCTGATGCAG TGTGTGTGAAGctggtggaggatgtgctgAACCGGCGGCTGCCCCGGCGGCCCGGCGGCACCCAAGGCGAGCAGGTCACCATCTTCCAGTACTGGAGCCACTTTGAGTCCCTTGGCGCCCTGGTGCTCGACACCTACGTGATGGAGCTGGCGGAGGAAG TGCTGCTGGCGCAGAACCTCAACTCGGACGACCAGGACGTGGTGCTTCGGGCGCTGAAGCGCGTGCCCGAGGGCCGCCTGAAGAAGGAAGGGCTGAAGGCGCTGAGCCTGCTCCTCGTGGAGGGCAACAGCAAGGTGGTGAGCGCCGTGTCGGCCCAGCTCCGCAGCCTGGCAGAAAACCCCCGCTTTCGCCAGCGG GCCCTGGTGTGCtacctggaccagctggaggATGAGGAGGTGCAGACGCGCGTGGCCGGGTGCGCGGCGCTAGGCTGCCTCAAG GCCAAGGAGAGCATCGAGCAGCTGGTTTACCTGTGCCAAACCGACAAGGAGCCCGTGCGGGAGGCAGCCAAGCAGAGCCTGATGCTGTGCG GGGAAGATGGCAAATCAGCCCACCGGcggctggaggagaccctggacaGCCTCCCGAGGATCTTCGCGCCAGCCAGCATGGCCAGTACAGCTTTCTGA
- the RIPOR1 gene encoding rho family-interacting cell polarization regulator 1 isoform X6, whose product MFSMSHKSPPPKVPQPNRLDEVYEALKKGLTAYLEVHQLELEKLSTQIRESKRNSRLGFLYDLDKQVKSIERFLRRLEFHASKIDELYEAYCIQRRLRDGAHNMVKAYSTGSPGSREARESLAEASKGYKEYTENMCLLESELESQLGEFHVRMKGLAGFARLCAGDQYEIFMKYGRQRWKLRGRIEVNSKQVWDSEEMVFLPLITEFLSIKVTELKSLANHVVVGNVSCETKDLFAALPQVVAVDINDLGTLKLSLEVTWNPFDKDDQPSAASSVNKASTVNKRFSTYNQSPPDTPSLREQAFYNMLRRQEELENGTAWSISSESSDDSSSPQLSGSARHAAKPIVQPEVQASAPAIEISFSQQQEEAGAGGGVPAGPALPGHSEEQGGRKKDPVANGHVPYARTLSHISEASVDASMEAKAAESPWEPSPSPEDHGAGEPDADSLPGASNSVPEGWAGQDSGPEAKPRAVVAWAETCETEAEPVASPAPSPAPAQEVCSSEVPTLAAVLAQAPAEEEPVLTPHVAASPPAVPRVKAVDSGLEEAISLLASALDDYRGQFPELQPLERELKHLEEILLHKQGVFLSRASSISLTVEHALESFSFLNTSDMEDSEGSEEDALQDERRASRARRVSRAPSAGEVGADDTGTCSGSDGSADPMSTGNEFLDKALVLHLHNCNRLLLKLGTFGPLRCHEMYALDRLLREAQVLEIVCQLTEERLEAATSAAGVVQFSTRKDGVLPLWDRCVELPNIYTCPVERFLQVLSAQYAAPVNERNPGLADAVCVKLVEDVLNRRLPRRPGGTQGEQVTIFQYWSHFESLGALVLDTYVMELAEEVLLAQNLNSDDQDVVLRALKRVPEGRLKKEGLKALSLLLVEGNSKVVSAVSAQLRSLAENPRFRQRALVCYLDQLEDEEVQTRVAGCAALGCLKAKESIEQLVYLCQTDKEPVREAAKQSLMLCGEDGKSAHRRLEETLDSLPRIFAPASMASTAF is encoded by the exons ATGTTCTCAATGTCCCACAAATCCCCGCCACCCAAGGTGCCTCAGCCCAACCGCCTGGACGAGGTGTACGAAGCGCTCAAGAAGGGCTTGAC AGCCTACCTGGAGGTGCACCAGCTGGAACTGGAGAAGCTCAGCACCCAGATCCGTGAGTCCAAGAGGAATTCGCGCTTG gGCTTCCTCTACGATCTGGATAAG CAAGTGAAGTCGATTGAACGCTTTCTGCGTCGCCTGGAGTTTCATGCTAGCAAG ATCGACGAGCTCTACGAAGCCTACTGCATCCAGCGGCGGCTCCGCGATGGGGCCCACAACATGGTCAAGGCTTACAGCACGGGCTCGCCGGGCAGCCGAGAGGCACGCGAGAGCCTGGCTGAGGCCAGCAAAGGCTACAAGGAGTACACGGAG AACATGTGCCTGCTGGAGAGCGAGCTGGAGAGCCAGCTGGGGGAGTTCCACGTCCGGATGAAAG ggctggcaggTTTCGCCCGGCTCTGCGCTGGTGACCAGTACGAG aTCTTCATGAAGTATGGGCGGCAGCGGTGGAAGCTGCGGGGGCGCATCGAGGTGAACAGCAAGCAGGTGTGGGACAGCGAGGAGATGGTTTTCTTGCCTCTCATCACCGAGTTCCTCTCCATCAAG GTGACGGAGCTCAAGAGCCTGGCCAACCACGTGGTGGTGGGCAACGTGTCCTGTGAGACCAAGGACCTCTTCGCGGCTCTCCCCCAAGTGGTGGCTGTGGATATCAATGACTTGGGTACCCTCAAACTCAGCCTGGAGGTGACCTGGAA CCCCTTCGACAAGGATGACCAGCCCTCGGCAGCCAGCAGCGTCAACAAGGCCTCCACGGTGAACAAGCGCTTCTCCACCTACAACCAGAGCCCTCCCGACACGCCGTCCCTGCGGGAGCAGGCTTTCTAC AACATGCTGCGGcgccaggaggagctggagaatGGCACGGCCTGGTCCATCTCCTCCGAGTCCTCGGACGactcctccagcccccagctgtCGGGCAGCGCCCGCCACGCCGCCAAGCCCATCGTGCAGCCCGAGGTGCAGGCCTCGGCCCCTGCCATCGAGATCTCCTTCTCCCAGCAGCAAGAGGAggccggggctggcggcggTGTCCCCGCCGGGCCGGCTCTGCCAGGGCACTCAGAGGAGCAGGGTGGCCGCAAGAAGGACCCAGTGGCCAACGGGCACGTGCCCTACGCCCGGACTCTCAGCCACATCAGTGAAGCCAGCGTGGATGCGAGCATGGAGGCCAAGGCTGCGGAGAGCCCGTGGGAGCCCTCTCCCAGCCCAGAGGACCACGGCGCGGGCGAGCCAGATGCGGACTCCCTCCCTGGCGCCTCAAATTCGGTGCCagagggctgggcagggcaggacaGTGGCCCCGAGGCCAAGCCCCGTGCCGTGGTGGCGTGGGCTGAGACTTGCGAGACGGAGGCCGAGCCGGTGGCAAGCCCGGCACCCAGCCCGGCACCGGCACAGGAGGTTTGCAGCagtgaggtccccacgctggcCGCGGTGCTGGCACAAGCCCCCGCCGAAGAGGAGCCCGTCCTCACCCCACACGTGGCCGCCAGCCCCCCAGCAGTCCCACGGGTGAAGGCCGTGGACTCAGGGCTGGAGGAAGCCATCAGCCTCCTGGCCTCAGCGCTGGATGACTATCGGGGACAgttcccagagctgcagccgCTGGAACGGGAGCTCAAACACCTGGAGGAGATCCTGCTG CACAAGCAGGGTGTGTTCCTCAGCCGGGCCTCGAGCATCAGCCTCACGGTGGAGCACGCTCTGGAGAGCTTCAGCTTCCTCAACACCTCGGACATGGAGGACTCAGAGGGCTCCGAGGAGGATGCTCTCCAGGACGAGAG GAGGGCCAGCAGAGCCCGGCGTGTGAGCAGGGCCCCCAGCGCCGGTGAGGTGGGAGCAGACGACACCGGGACATGCAGTGGCTCCGACGGCAGTGCCGACCCCATGAGCACCGGCAATGAGTTTCTGGATAAGGCCCTGGTGCTTCACCTCCACAACTGCAACCGCCTGCTGCTG AAGCTGGGCACCTTCGGGCCCCTGCGGTGCCACGAGATGTACGCCCTGGACAGGCTGCTGCGGGAGGCGCAGGTGCTGGAGATCGTGTGCCAGCTGACGGAGGAGCGACTGGAAGCAGCCACCTCTGCTGCCGGAG TGGTGCAGTTCTCCACACGGAAGGATGGGGTGCTGCCCCTTTGGGACCGCTGCGTGGAGCTGCCCAACATCTACACCTGCCCCGTGGAGCGGTTCCTGCAGGTGCTCAGCGCCCAGTACGCAGCGCCCGTCAACGAGAGGAACCCGGGACTGGCTGATGCAG TGTGTGTGAAGctggtggaggatgtgctgAACCGGCGGCTGCCCCGGCGGCCCGGCGGCACCCAAGGCGAGCAGGTCACCATCTTCCAGTACTGGAGCCACTTTGAGTCCCTTGGCGCCCTGGTGCTCGACACCTACGTGATGGAGCTGGCGGAGGAAG TGCTGCTGGCGCAGAACCTCAACTCGGACGACCAGGACGTGGTGCTTCGGGCGCTGAAGCGCGTGCCCGAGGGCCGCCTGAAGAAGGAAGGGCTGAAGGCGCTGAGCCTGCTCCTCGTGGAGGGCAACAGCAAGGTGGTGAGCGCCGTGTCGGCCCAGCTCCGCAGCCTGGCAGAAAACCCCCGCTTTCGCCAGCGG GCCCTGGTGTGCtacctggaccagctggaggATGAGGAGGTGCAGACGCGCGTGGCCGGGTGCGCGGCGCTAGGCTGCCTCAAG GCCAAGGAGAGCATCGAGCAGCTGGTTTACCTGTGCCAAACCGACAAGGAGCCCGTGCGGGAGGCAGCCAAGCAGAGCCTGATGCTGTGCG GGGAAGATGGCAAATCAGCCCACCGGcggctggaggagaccctggacaGCCTCCCGAGGATCTTCGCGCCAGCCAGCATGGCCAGTACAGCTTTCTGA